A single region of the Drosophila takahashii strain IR98-3 E-12201 chromosome 2R, DtakHiC1v2, whole genome shotgun sequence genome encodes:
- the LOC138912610 gene encoding uncharacterized protein, producing MYKCRMCHKGHPLRVCAKFIKLSILERRRAARRMGYCSNCLATTHRVHQCDSKEVCHKCGDLHHTLLHHGYTTTEAPEASKKEGRQPRSPRKDSSPPSINRTVRASRSKTRNTSERRPPRRSISPSQTLRQLQEAIKSLTKLKTAIRQGGRHVSAR from the coding sequence ATGTACAAGTGCCGCATGTGCCACAAAGGTCATCCTTTGCGCGTATGCGCTAAATTCATCAAGCTGAGCATCCTGGAACGCCGTCGCGCCGCACGAAGAATGGGCTACTGCTCAAATTGCCTGGCCACCACACATCGCGTGCATCAATGCGATTCCAAAGAGGTGTGTCACAAGTGTGGCGACCTGCATCACACTTTGCTGCACCACGGCTACACCACCACGGAAGCTCCAGAAGCATCAAAGAAGGAAGGACGTCAACCGCGCAGCCCACGAAAGGACAGCTCTCCACCAAGCATCAACCGAACCGTCCGAGCGAGTCGTTCCAAAACAAGGAACACTTCCGAACGCCGCCCTCCGAGACGCAGTATCTCACCATCTCAGACGCTTCGCCAGCTGCAGGAAGCCATCAAAAGCCTAACCAAGCTCAAAACCGCCATCCGGCAGGGGGGGCGGCATGTTAGCGCACGCTAA